The following DNA comes from Cytophagales bacterium.
TGCTACAATCCTAGACATGCCATCGCCATTTTCAATCCTGACAAACAAATGAAGGGATTCATCGAGCTCTGCTTTGAATGTTCGGAATCCATTACCATCATCAATTCAATCGAACTGCCGGACCTTAGTCAAAATGCACTCAATGAGATCGGGGCATTGTTCCTGGCTTACGGTTTCGAGGAAAAACAAATACAAAGTGACTGAGCCTAAGTCAAAAAAAGGAGCCCGATTCTTATTTATCCTCAATGGGATACTTTTTCTACTGGGAGCATATAGCCTGATTGATGAAGCCAAGTTCATACATGCCACGGTCCAAGGGCTGGCAGGAATCATTAACCTGATCATGTTTGTTCGCACCAGAAATGATCTCCAACAATTTAAGGGTCACCTGATGATCTTCCTGATGAATGTGATCATCTGCCTGATGGTAGCCTATGACCTGCATACTTCAGGAAAGTCTTACATTCAATATGTTTGGTTGCTTTCCGCCTTGTTTTCTATGATTGCCATGGTCATTTTCTACCGAAAGGAACGCGGCAAGCAGTAGGATTCTAATGACATATACAATAAGTTTGATCAATGAGCACCTCAATCACCAGTGCGTTCACAGAAGTAAAAGGCGTCAATATTCACTACAGAACGGCAGGTAGTGGTACTGCACTTTTACTACTCCACGGCTGGCCAACTTCTTCTTATCTGTATCGGGAAATCATTGAACAAGTCTCTGAAAACCATCAGGTGATCGCAATGGATCTGCCTGGCTTTGGAAAGTCCGATAAAAAACTAGAAGACTCCTACAGTTTCCGTTATCATACACGTATCCTTAATGGATTCCTTGAAAATCTTAAGTTGGATAAAGTAACACTAGGTGTTCACGATATGGGTGGCCCGATTGGACTATACTGGATGACCCACCACATGGAGAAAGTAGAACGACTGATCTTGTTCAATACCCTGATCTATCCTAAGTTCTCTTTCATGGTCAAACTGTTTGCCTTCGCGACCATTGCACCTGGAATCAAAACGGCGCTCATCAGTCCCTGGGGAATCAAGAGATCCATGCACTTTGGTGTGTTTCAAAAGGAAAAATTGAACGATGAGATCATTAGAAATTATCA
Coding sequences within:
- a CDS encoding alpha/beta fold hydrolase — translated: MSTSITSAFTEVKGVNIHYRTAGSGTALLLLHGWPTSSYLYREIIEQVSENHQVIAMDLPGFGKSDKKLEDSYSFRYHTRILNGFLENLKLDKVTLGVHDMGGPIGLYWMTHHMEKVERLILFNTLIYPKFSFMVKLFAFATIAPGIKTALISPWGIKRSMHFGVFQKEKLNDEIIRNYQEPFLGKKERLLLIKTVQRLSMQAYGEIAKTLPNFKGPVLILYGEKDKILPDVAKTMTRAKKDLPQAIVKSYPNAGHFLQEDVSEELSVEIKAFLNA